A region of Shewanella psychromarinicola DNA encodes the following proteins:
- a CDS encoding TonB-dependent receptor domain-containing protein, with the protein MKTKPSFTVNKLSLAIISVISAAALLTATPVYSQEPAPARDPGEVIPIEPIEVISVTGRLRSSASEATEERREQIAVADIMGSEQISRTGDSDAAAALRRVTGLTLKDGKFIYVRGLGERYSSTSLNGATVPSPDPTRNVVPLDMFPASIIESLSVQKSASANSPAAFGGGHVDIRTKSIPADFFFKASVGGRYNTNDSDDSFTYNGGGDDWTGQDDGTRSMPSNINNTINQYGGISPIDIVSNSNGAISYPAAQQVNRELALDMYRDMTVQSQSTDPAMRGDIAIGDRWDITDDIIFGALSAVSYKQQAENYTKREVELDGDSSQVQVENQKDIVGTDSIVQVSGMLNLGLEIGYNHKIETFTTYLQDTSDDVSIGLEETIDTLGEPNALQVYAIDYEERSLISNQIKGHHFIELLNDAEVNWKFSDARSERYAPNEVSYTYNVILDENNQLLSRNLNTQDAPKYVYSRLEDDSQNYAWDFTYPINLDGALVKLTTGYEYFERTRESYATRLGFDVDLSPTDANGGILASDFNDIFSDKNITDNTLGLELKDASTDTEDYIAAEKNDAAFVSMDIDFDDVWRVYAGIRYEDFRRVTLPIDPDGEISDEGGRYDLTDYVIAEDGWFPSLSLTWKQTDTTQWRLGASKTIVRPDLREVSPVRFQDPVTGFDFFGNPELKSSDIVNLDLRWEYYSDPGNNFSMGAFYKDVDAPIEPIQRISEAGRQLKFYNAESGYVYGLETEFLQELEFLGSDGSIWEDFFVAGNLTLGDSEIDIAANGEIDPTNNTRRMTGHSQWVANLQLSYDSPDSYHSATLVYNVFGERIAYGGRGGLDDVFEKPFHSLDFTYSFFPTDSVTVKVKAKNILGETTEYEQQDIQVYAKDPGTEYTLQLSYEY; encoded by the coding sequence ATGAAAACCAAGCCGAGTTTTACCGTTAATAAGTTAAGTCTTGCCATTATCTCTGTGATTTCTGCGGCGGCACTATTAACAGCTACCCCCGTATACTCGCAAGAACCAGCGCCTGCGCGCGATCCTGGTGAAGTGATCCCAATTGAACCGATAGAAGTGATTTCAGTTACCGGGCGTTTACGCAGCTCTGCATCAGAAGCAACTGAAGAACGTCGTGAACAAATTGCTGTAGCTGATATTATGGGCTCAGAACAAATTTCAAGAACCGGTGACAGTGATGCAGCCGCAGCGCTTCGTCGTGTGACAGGTTTAACCTTAAAAGATGGCAAATTCATTTATGTTCGTGGTTTAGGTGAGCGTTATTCAAGTACCTCACTGAATGGCGCGACAGTGCCGTCACCGGATCCAACCCGTAACGTGGTGCCTTTAGATATGTTTCCTGCATCGATCATTGAATCGTTATCGGTGCAAAAGTCAGCCTCTGCCAATTCTCCAGCCGCATTTGGTGGCGGACATGTGGATATTCGGACTAAATCTATTCCAGCAGATTTCTTTTTTAAAGCCTCTGTGGGCGGTCGTTATAACACCAATGATTCAGATGACAGCTTCACCTATAATGGTGGTGGCGATGATTGGACCGGCCAAGACGATGGCACTCGCAGCATGCCAAGCAACATTAATAACACCATTAATCAATATGGTGGAATTAGCCCAATTGATATCGTCAGCAATTCTAATGGCGCTATAAGTTACCCCGCAGCACAACAAGTTAACCGCGAATTGGCACTAGACATGTATCGCGATATGACGGTACAAAGTCAAAGTACTGATCCTGCAATGCGCGGTGATATCGCCATTGGTGATCGTTGGGACATTACTGACGACATCATCTTTGGTGCATTATCAGCGGTGTCGTACAAGCAGCAAGCCGAAAACTACACTAAACGCGAAGTTGAACTGGATGGTGATAGCAGCCAAGTACAAGTTGAAAACCAAAAAGACATCGTCGGCACCGACTCGATTGTGCAAGTGTCTGGCATGCTGAACTTAGGCTTAGAAATTGGTTACAACCATAAAATCGAAACCTTCACCACTTATCTGCAAGACACCTCTGATGATGTGTCTATAGGGCTTGAAGAAACCATCGATACTCTGGGTGAGCCTAATGCATTGCAAGTTTATGCTATTGATTACGAGGAACGTTCGTTAATCAGTAACCAAATAAAAGGTCATCATTTTATTGAGCTGTTAAATGATGCTGAAGTGAACTGGAAGTTTTCTGATGCCCGCTCAGAGCGTTATGCTCCTAATGAAGTGTCGTACACCTATAATGTGATTTTAGATGAAAACAACCAGTTATTGTCACGTAACCTCAACACTCAAGATGCGCCAAAGTATGTCTACAGCCGCTTAGAAGATGACAGCCAAAACTATGCCTGGGACTTTACTTACCCAATCAATTTAGACGGCGCATTGGTTAAACTGACAACCGGTTATGAATACTTTGAGCGTACCCGTGAAAGCTATGCCACCCGTTTAGGTTTTGATGTCGATTTAAGTCCAACTGATGCTAACGGTGGCATTTTAGCGAGTGACTTTAATGATATTTTTTCGGATAAAAACATTACCGACAATACCTTAGGACTAGAGCTGAAAGACGCGTCAACCGACACTGAAGACTACATTGCTGCAGAGAAAAACGATGCCGCCTTTGTGAGCATGGACATCGACTTTGATGATGTTTGGCGCGTATATGCTGGTATTCGCTACGAAGATTTTCGCCGCGTGACTTTACCTATCGACCCTGATGGTGAAATTTCAGATGAAGGCGGGCGTTACGACTTGACTGATTATGTGATTGCTGAAGATGGTTGGTTCCCGTCGTTGTCATTAACCTGGAAACAAACCGATACTACCCAATGGCGTTTAGGCGCGAGCAAAACCATAGTACGACCAGATCTGCGTGAAGTGTCGCCCGTTCGATTCCAAGATCCCGTTACCGGTTTTGATTTCTTCGGTAATCCAGAACTTAAAAGCTCCGACATTGTTAACCTCGACTTACGTTGGGAATACTACTCAGATCCGGGCAATAATTTCAGTATGGGCGCATTCTATAAGGATGTAGACGCACCGATTGAACCTATTCAACGTATTTCAGAAGCGGGGCGTCAGCTTAAATTTTATAACGCCGAGTCGGGTTATGTGTACGGTCTTGAAACCGAGTTTTTGCAAGAGCTTGAGTTTTTGGGTAGCGATGGCAGTATTTGGGAGGACTTCTTTGTCGCAGGTAACTTAACCCTAGGCGACTCAGAAATCGATATCGCTGCTAACGGCGAAATCGACCCAACCAATAACACGCGCCGCATGACCGGACATTCACAATGGGTGGCTAACTTACAGTTAAGTTACGACTCGCCAGACAGTTATCACAGTGCCACATTAGTTTATAACGTGTTTGGTGAACGCATTGCCTATGGTGGCCGTGGTGGTTTAGATGACGTATTTGAAAAGCCATTTCATAGCCTTGATTTTACCTATAGTTTCTTCCCGACCGATAGCGTTACCGTAAAAGTAAAAGCGAAGAATATCTTAGGTGAAACAACGGAATACGAGCAGCAAGATATCCAAGTGTATGCCAAAGACCCTGGCACAGAATACACCTTGCAGCTTAGCTATGAGTATTAA